From Pseudomonas putida, one genomic window encodes:
- a CDS encoding carbon-nitrogen hydrolase family protein: MKVAVIQMVSQDDVLANLQRAGALLEQAAFGGARLAVLPENFAAMGRRDAAAIGRAEALGEGPILPWLKRTARDLRLWIVAGTLPLPPADQPDAKAHACSLLVDEHGEVVARYDKLHLFDVDVADTRGRYRESDDYAHGAQVVVADTPVGRLGLSVCYDLRFPELYSALRSAGAQLITAPAAFTAVTGAAHWEVLIRARAIETQCYVLAAAQGGTHPGPRETHGHAAIVDPWGRIVAEQAQGEAVLLAERDSDEQASIRARMPVALHRRFFSQDALRPAHTSE, translated from the coding sequence ATGAAAGTAGCGGTCATCCAGATGGTCAGCCAGGACGATGTGTTGGCCAACTTGCAGCGTGCGGGTGCCTTGCTGGAACAGGCGGCATTCGGCGGCGCGAGGCTGGCGGTGCTGCCAGAAAATTTTGCCGCCATGGGGCGCAGGGATGCCGCTGCGATCGGCCGGGCCGAGGCTTTGGGTGAGGGGCCGATACTGCCCTGGTTGAAACGCACCGCCCGCGACCTCAGATTATGGATTGTTGCCGGCACCTTGCCGCTGCCACCTGCCGATCAGCCTGATGCCAAGGCGCATGCCTGCTCGCTTCTGGTCGATGAGCATGGCGAGGTGGTGGCGCGCTACGACAAGCTGCACCTGTTCGACGTGGACGTGGCCGATACCCGTGGCCGTTACCGTGAGTCCGACGACTACGCCCATGGCGCGCAAGTCGTGGTGGCCGACACGCCGGTAGGGCGCCTGGGTTTGAGCGTCTGCTACGACCTTCGTTTTCCGGAACTTTACAGCGCGCTGCGCAGTGCCGGCGCGCAACTGATTACGGCACCTGCGGCGTTCACGGCGGTCACAGGCGCGGCGCACTGGGAAGTGCTGATTCGTGCCCGGGCCATCGAAACACAGTGCTATGTGCTGGCCGCAGCCCAGGGCGGCACCCATCCAGGCCCACGGGAGACCCATGGGCACGCGGCGATCGTCGACCCCTGGGGGCGGATCGTCGCCGAACAGGCGCAAGGCGAAGCGGTATTGCTTGCCGAGCGCGACAGTGATGAACAAGCGTCCATTCGGGCGCGTATGCCGGTCGCTTTGCACCGGCGCTTTTTTTCGCAGGACGCCTTGCGGCCTGCGCACACCTCGGAGTGA
- a CDS encoding YhdP family protein, translated as MAMGRLTRVLVALTRWGLGICALLAVLVALYVSLGRYLVPLVAEYRADLESKAEQALGMPVHVGSLEGRWSGLAPVLQVRDLQLGEGASALRLDDVKLVPDLWASLTAREVRLARVQLAGLQLILRENEQGVWALEGLPKKDDAPLDPAEVLQRLQQLGRIDAFDSQVTLQPWQRDPLTLTYVSLGLQAGASRQALDLRATLPDGQPLALNLRSRVNAKAWRDGKAEAYLSLPQSDWARWLPPSLLGQWQAQALRAGGEFWVDWGEGRLQQAVVRLNAPQLRGGYAERQAVTLDNLAVSAWFQRNAQGFDVVVDSLAADLGKTRWESKLQLRQRAGEEPAGETWQVQADRLDLTPLTPLIDALAPLPEKLMTVVDGLKVTGAVRNLRLDVRPKADGDQRLQFAANLEKVGFDAYHGAPAAGNVSGSISGDLGHGELRLDTEAFMLHLYPIFAKPWHYQKANARLTYTLDKAGFTLAAPYLKVLGEEGKIAGDFLIRLLFEEGSESYMDLRVGLTEGDGRYTAKYLPEVLSPALDEWLRSAIVKGSVDEGYFQYQGSLNHGASPESRSISLFFKVHDAALDFQPGWPQVQNVAGDVLIEDSGVRIKANQGRLLDTQVSDVSVNIPHVEGDEHSHLYLDGKFDGSLGDGLRILKEAPIGTGEMFAGWEGEGPLKGKLKLDIPLAHGQRPKVQVDFATADARLKVAPPTLELSRLKGDFSFDLDKGLSGKNIALQAFGKPVTAQITAEGQPGQMQTRISANGQVALAALTDWLQFKQPLPASGELPYQLQLNLGSRDNSLSVNSSLKGLVIDLPAPFGKAAAETRDSRFSMSLQGPERRLDAAYADLARFAYAAPSNNLGQGRGELLLGAGQAQVPAEQGLRVRGRLESLDLAPWQAKMTQISGDDPGASARQTLQSVDLSIGQLKALGMELNQAVVRLARGGPAWDLRLDSKEVIGNARLPDAKGAPMTVRLQTLRLPAADPVQAQAEEGPDPLASFDPRKVPALDLTIDKLYRGDDLYGNLALKLRPTARGVSAQDIDLVFKGLHIDGRGGWEGDSGATSSWYKGRLDGKNLADVLKAWGFAPTVTSRDFRLDVDGRWPGSPAWVGLKRFSGSMDAALRTGQFVEVEGGAQALRVFGLLNFNSIGRRLRLDFSDLFEKGLAYDRVKGLLVASDGVYVTREPISVTGPSSNFELDGTLDLVRDRVDANLQVSLPVTNNLPLAALIVGAPAVGGALFLVDQLIGDRVSRFASVHYRIEGPWKEPRITFVKPFNK; from the coding sequence ATGGCCATGGGACGTCTGACCCGCGTTCTTGTCGCCTTGACCCGTTGGGGGCTGGGCATCTGCGCCCTGCTGGCGGTGTTGGTGGCGCTCTACGTCAGCCTCGGCCGGTACCTGGTGCCACTGGTGGCCGAATACCGCGCCGACCTCGAAAGCAAGGCCGAGCAGGCGTTGGGGATGCCGGTGCATGTGGGCAGCCTGGAAGGGCGCTGGAGTGGCCTGGCGCCGGTGCTGCAAGTGCGCGACCTGCAGTTGGGCGAGGGGGCTTCGGCGTTGCGTCTGGATGACGTCAAGCTGGTGCCCGACCTGTGGGCCAGCCTCACTGCACGCGAAGTACGCCTGGCGCGTGTCCAGCTGGCGGGCCTGCAACTGATCCTGCGTGAGAACGAGCAGGGCGTTTGGGCGCTGGAAGGCTTACCGAAAAAGGATGATGCGCCGCTGGACCCGGCCGAAGTGTTGCAGCGTTTGCAGCAGTTGGGCCGTATCGATGCATTCGACAGCCAAGTCACCCTGCAGCCCTGGCAGCGTGACCCGTTGACGCTTACCTATGTCAGCCTTGGCCTGCAGGCCGGCGCTTCACGCCAGGCGCTGGACCTGCGTGCGACCCTGCCTGACGGCCAGCCGTTGGCACTGAACCTTCGCAGCCGGGTAAATGCCAAGGCCTGGCGCGACGGTAAGGCAGAGGCTTACCTGAGCCTGCCGCAGAGCGACTGGGCGCGTTGGCTGCCGCCAAGTCTGCTCGGCCAGTGGCAAGCCCAGGCCTTGCGCGCCGGTGGTGAGTTCTGGGTTGACTGGGGTGAGGGCCGGTTGCAGCAGGCAGTGGTCCGGCTCAATGCCCCTCAGTTGCGCGGTGGCTATGCCGAGCGCCAGGCGGTGACACTGGATAACCTGGCGGTGTCGGCCTGGTTCCAGCGCAACGCGCAGGGGTTCGATGTGGTGGTCGATTCACTGGCAGCCGACCTTGGCAAGACCCGCTGGGAGTCGAAGCTGCAGCTGCGTCAGCGGGCAGGCGAGGAGCCTGCCGGAGAAACCTGGCAGGTGCAGGCGGATCGCCTTGATCTTACGCCGCTGACGCCTTTGATAGATGCACTGGCGCCGCTGCCGGAAAAGCTCATGACGGTAGTCGATGGGCTTAAGGTGACCGGTGCCGTGCGCAATCTGCGCCTGGACGTGCGGCCCAAGGCCGACGGTGATCAACGGCTTCAATTCGCTGCCAATCTGGAAAAAGTGGGCTTTGACGCCTACCACGGCGCACCGGCTGCCGGTAACGTCAGCGGGAGCATCAGTGGAGACCTCGGCCATGGCGAACTACGCCTGGATACCGAGGCCTTCATGTTGCATCTTTATCCGATCTTCGCCAAACCTTGGCATTATCAGAAAGCCAACGCCCGCCTGACCTACACCCTCGACAAAGCAGGATTCACCCTGGCTGCGCCCTACCTGAAAGTGCTGGGTGAGGAGGGCAAGATCGCCGGGGATTTCCTGATTCGCCTGCTGTTTGAAGAAGGCAGCGAGAGCTATATGGACCTGCGCGTCGGCCTGACCGAAGGCGATGGGCGCTACACTGCCAAATACCTGCCTGAGGTGCTCAGCCCGGCGCTCGATGAATGGCTGCGCAGTGCCATCGTCAAGGGCAGCGTCGATGAAGGCTACTTCCAGTACCAAGGTTCGCTGAACCACGGTGCCAGCCCCGAATCGCGCAGTATCAGTCTGTTCTTCAAGGTGCACGACGCTGCGCTGGACTTCCAGCCTGGCTGGCCACAGGTGCAGAACGTCGCTGGCGATGTGCTGATCGAGGACAGTGGCGTGCGCATCAAGGCCAATCAAGGCCGGTTGCTCGACACACAGGTAAGCGACGTCAGTGTCAACATTCCCCATGTCGAGGGCGACGAGCACAGCCACCTGTACCTTGATGGCAAGTTCGACGGTAGCCTCGGCGATGGTCTGAGGATTCTCAAAGAGGCGCCCATCGGCACCGGCGAAATGTTCGCAGGATGGGAGGGCGAGGGGCCGCTCAAGGGCAAGCTCAAGCTCGACATCCCCTTGGCCCACGGGCAACGCCCGAAGGTACAGGTCGACTTTGCCACCGCCGATGCACGCCTGAAGGTTGCGCCGCCGACCCTGGAGCTGAGCCGACTCAAGGGCGACTTCAGTTTCGACCTCGACAAGGGCCTGAGTGGGAAGAACATCGCCCTGCAGGCTTTTGGCAAACCGGTGACCGCGCAGATCACCGCCGAGGGCCAGCCTGGGCAGATGCAGACGCGTATCAGCGCGAATGGCCAGGTGGCGCTTGCGGCCTTGACCGACTGGCTGCAGTTCAAGCAGCCCTTGCCGGCGTCTGGTGAGCTGCCCTACCAGTTGCAACTCAACCTTGGCAGCCGCGACAACAGCCTGAGCGTGAATTCGTCGCTCAAAGGCCTGGTGATCGATTTGCCGGCACCGTTCGGCAAGGCCGCAGCAGAGACTCGTGATAGCCGATTCAGCATGAGCCTGCAAGGGCCGGAGCGGCGCCTGGATGCTGCCTATGCCGACCTTGCCCGCTTTGCCTATGCAGCGCCCAGCAACAACCTTGGGCAAGGCCGCGGCGAGCTGCTGCTGGGGGCAGGGCAGGCGCAGGTGCCAGCTGAGCAGGGCCTGCGCGTACGGGGGCGGCTCGAGAGCCTGGACCTGGCGCCCTGGCAGGCCAAGATGACGCAGATCAGTGGCGACGACCCAGGCGCCAGTGCCCGCCAGACGCTTCAGAGCGTAGACCTGAGCATCGGCCAGTTGAAGGCCCTTGGCATGGAGCTGAACCAGGCTGTCGTGCGTCTGGCCAGGGGCGGCCCTGCGTGGGATCTGCGCCTGGATAGCAAGGAAGTCATCGGCAATGCACGGTTACCCGATGCCAAGGGCGCACCGATGACCGTGCGCCTGCAGACCTTGCGCCTGCCAGCAGCGGACCCGGTCCAAGCACAGGCCGAGGAAGGCCCGGATCCGCTGGCCTCGTTCGATCCACGCAAGGTACCGGCACTGGACCTGACCATCGACAAGCTGTACCGCGGCGATGACCTGTATGGCAACCTGGCGCTGAAGTTGCGCCCGACCGCCCGAGGCGTATCCGCTCAGGATATCGACCTGGTCTTCAAAGGCCTGCACATCGACGGCCGCGGCGGCTGGGAAGGTGACAGCGGTGCCACCAGCAGCTGGTACAAGGGCCGCCTGGATGGCAAGAACCTGGCCGACGTGCTCAAGGCCTGGGGCTTCGCGCCTACCGTGACCAGTCGCGACTTTCGTCTGGATGTGGATGGCCGCTGGCCCGGCTCGCCAGCCTGGGTTGGCCTCAAGCGCTTCTCGGGCAGCATGGATGCGGCATTGCGCACAGGGCAGTTCGTGGAAGTGGAGGGCGGCGCTCAAGCCTTGCGGGTGTTTGGCCTGCTCAACTTCAACTCCATCGGCCGGCGTCTGCGCCTGGACTTCTCCGACCTGTTTGAAAAGGGCCTGGCCTATGATCGGGTAAAAGGCTTGCTGGTAGCCAGTGACGGCGTCTACGTGACCCGCGAGCCGATCAGCGTGACCGGGCCTTCGAGCAACTTCGAGCTCGACGGTACGCTGGACCTCGTTCGCGACCGGGTGGACGCCAACCTTCAGGTCTCCCTGCCAGTGACCAACAACCTGCCCCTGGCCGCGCTGATCGTAGGCGCACCGGCGGTCGGTGGGGCGCTGTTCCTGGTCGACCAGCTGATCGGTGATCGCGTATCGCGCTTCGCCAGCGTGCACTATCGCATCGAAGGGCCGTGGAAAGAGCCTAGAATCACCTTTGTGAAACCGTTCAACAAGTAG
- the rng gene encoding ribonuclease G → MSEEILINITPMESRVAVVENGVLQEVHVERTQRRGIVGNIYKGKVVRVLPGMQAAFVDIGLERAAFIHASEISQREGSAVETITALVHEGQALVVQVTKDPIGSKGARLTTQLSIPSRYLVYMPRSSHVGISLKIEDEAERDRLKQVVSDCMDSEDIKNAGGFILRTAAEGARAEEILQDIRYLRRLWEQIGSQIQTCGAPTVIYEDLGLALRTLRDLVNPKIEKIRIDSRETFQKTTQFVAELMPEIADRLEHYPGERPIFDLYGVEDEIQRALDRKVPLKSGGYLVVDPAEAMTTIDVNTGAFVGHRNLEETIFKTNLEAATAIARQLRLRNIGGIIIIDFIDMEDEDHQRQVLRTLEKQLERDHAKTNIIGITELGLVQMTRKRTRESLEQVLCEPCSACQGRGKLKTPETICYEIFREILREARAYQAEGYRVLANQKVVDRLLDEESGNVAELETFIGRTIRFQVESMYSQEQYDVVLL, encoded by the coding sequence ATGAGTGAAGAGATCCTGATCAACATCACCCCGATGGAGTCGCGTGTGGCGGTGGTGGAAAACGGGGTGCTGCAGGAAGTGCACGTCGAGCGCACCCAGCGTCGCGGCATCGTCGGTAATATCTACAAGGGCAAAGTCGTACGGGTGCTGCCCGGCATGCAGGCCGCGTTCGTCGATATCGGCCTGGAGCGCGCCGCGTTCATCCATGCCTCGGAGATTTCCCAGCGCGAAGGTTCTGCCGTGGAGACCATCACCGCACTGGTACACGAGGGCCAGGCCCTGGTGGTGCAGGTGACCAAAGACCCCATCGGCAGCAAAGGCGCACGGCTGACCACTCAGCTGTCGATACCGTCGCGTTACCTGGTGTACATGCCGCGTAGCAGCCATGTCGGCATTTCGCTGAAGATCGAGGACGAAGCCGAACGTGATCGCCTCAAACAGGTGGTCAGTGACTGCATGGACAGCGAAGACATCAAGAACGCCGGCGGTTTCATCCTGCGCACGGCCGCCGAGGGCGCGCGGGCCGAAGAGATCCTGCAGGACATCCGCTACCTGCGCCGCCTGTGGGAGCAGATTGGCAGCCAGATCCAGACCTGCGGCGCCCCGACGGTCATCTACGAGGATCTTGGCCTGGCCTTGCGCACACTGCGCGACCTGGTCAACCCGAAGATCGAGAAGATCCGCATCGACTCCCGGGAAACCTTCCAGAAGACCACACAGTTCGTTGCCGAACTGATGCCGGAGATCGCCGACCGCCTGGAGCACTACCCGGGCGAGCGGCCGATTTTCGACCTGTATGGCGTAGAGGACGAAATCCAGCGCGCACTCGATCGCAAGGTGCCGCTCAAGTCCGGCGGCTATCTTGTGGTCGACCCGGCCGAGGCAATGACTACCATCGATGTGAACACCGGCGCCTTCGTCGGCCACCGCAACCTTGAAGAAACCATCTTCAAGACCAACCTGGAAGCGGCCACGGCAATCGCCCGGCAACTGCGCCTGCGCAACATTGGCGGGATCATCATCATAGACTTCATCGACATGGAGGATGAGGACCATCAACGGCAGGTGCTGCGTACGCTGGAAAAGCAGCTCGAACGTGATCATGCCAAGACCAACATCATCGGCATCACCGAGCTGGGCCTGGTGCAGATGACCCGCAAGCGCACGCGCGAGAGCCTGGAGCAGGTGCTGTGCGAACCCTGCTCCGCCTGCCAGGGGCGTGGCAAGCTGAAAACCCCAGAAACTATCTGTTACGAAATTTTCCGCGAGATTCTTCGTGAAGCCCGCGCCTATCAGGCAGAAGGCTATCGGGTGTTGGCCAACCAGAAAGTGGTCGACCGCCTGCTCGACGAAGAATCCGGCAACGTGGCCGAGCTGGAAACCTTCATCGGTCGAACCATTCGCTTCCAGGTCGAGTCGATGTACTCGCAGGAACAATACGATGTGGTGCTGCTCTGA